One window of Triticum urartu cultivar G1812 unplaced genomic scaffold, Tu2.1 TuUngrouped_contig_1356, whole genome shotgun sequence genomic DNA carries:
- the LOC125526676 gene encoding tyrosine--tRNA ligase 1, cytoplasmic-like isoform X2 has translation MPPNSRPRLRLGFATRMARQQRMLETNSTEQTSETPTMDSWADVAASIDRDSMESSCYERIAALRSIGDQCVYADEFRLLLQKKNAPICYVWFEPTPWMDITQGLLKTIYVNKMVKAGYIVKILIADWFAQRNHRICSNKYVIRKIGCYNIEMWKAAGMDLDRVELVWFSDVLERHASDYWPLALDVSRKCTLKRMASCCTETAPYDARLPAAVIFYPCMQVAAILCPKLQADIWLFSMDQQEIVMLTREYCEDIKSESKPTIMLHNTLPNLVDNPYIVLKDPYNMREPKWNIFMHDKECALNGKISRAVCPPKVAVCNPCLEYIKYVIFPWFGKFEVAQKEQSGVNKSFECMEDLIVDYESGHLDPLNVKLAFEKGICKILEHVGTCLNSNAEAQALIIDLMGYTDASGLRRY, from the exons ATGCCTCCCAACTCGCGGCCCCGTCTCCGCCTCGGTTTTGCCACCCGAATGGCGAG GCAACAACGTATGCTGGAGACGAACTCTACGGAGCAAACCTCCGAGACTCCCACCATGGATAGCTGGGCTGATGTGGCTGCCAGCATCGACAG GGACTCAATGGAGTCGAGTTGCTATGAGAGGATCGCGGCCCTGAGGAGCATCGGGGATCAGTGCGTCTATGCGGATGAATTCCGGCTCCTGCTCCAGAAGAAGAATGCTCCCATTTGCTACGTTTGGTTTGAGCCAACCCCCTGGATGGACATAACCCAG GGGCTTCTGAAAACAATTTATGTCAACAAGATGGTCAAAGCTGGTTACATAGTTAAAATATTGATAGCAGATTGGTTTGCCCAACGGAACCATAGGATTTGCAGCAATAAATATGTAATAAGGAAAATTGGCTGCTACAATATTGAGATGTGGAAAGCAGCTGGCATGGATCTTGACAGAGTAGAGCTTGTATGGTTCTCAGATGTGTTGGAAAGGCATGCATCTGATTACTGGCCACTTGCCCTGGATGTGTCCAGAAAATGCACTCTAAAAAGAATGGCAAG CTGTTGCACGGAAACAGCCCCATATGACGCGCGACTGCCTGCTGCTGTGATATTTTACCCATGCATGCAAGTTGCTGCTATATTATGTCCGAAG TTGCAGGCGGATATATGGCTCTTCAGCATGGATCAGCAAGAAATTGTCATGCTAACCAGAGAGTATTGTGAAGACATAAAAAGCGAAAGCAAACCAACTATTATGTTGCACA ATACACTACCTAATTTAGTAGATAATCCTTATATTGTACTAAAGGACCCTTATAACATGAGGGAACCAAAATGGAACATCTTCATGCACGATAAGGAG TGCGCTTTGAATGGAAAAATAAGCAGGGCTGTCTGTCCTCCAAAAGTAGCAGTATGCAACCCATGTTTGGAGTACATCAAATATGTTATCTTCCCTTGGTTTGGGAAGTTTGAGGTAGCGCAGAAGGAACAGAGTGGTGTTAACAA GTCATTTGAATGCATGGAAGATCTTATTGTTGATTATGAAAGTGGCCATCTTGATCCTCTCAACGTTAAGTTGGCTTTTGAAAAAGGAATATGCAAAATATTAGAG CATGTTGGTACCTGCCTGAACAGCAACGCCGAAGCCCAAGCTCTAATTATTGACCTTATG GGATATACTGATGCCAGTGGGTTGAGGAGATACTAG
- the LOC125526676 gene encoding tyrosine--tRNA ligase 1, cytoplasmic-like isoform X1, giving the protein MPPNSRPRLRLGFATRMARQQRMLETNSTEQTSETPTMDSWADVAASIDRDSMESSCYERIAALRSIGDQCVYADEFRLLLQKKNAPICYVWFEPTPWMDITQGLLKTIYVNKMVKAGYIVKILIADWFAQRNHRICSNKYVIRKIGCYNIEMWKAAGMDLDRVELVWFSDVLERHASDYWPLALDVSRKCTLKRMASCCTETAPYDARLPAAVIFYPCMQVAAILCPKLQADIWLFSMDQQEIVMLTREYCEDIKSESKPTIMLHNTLPNLVDNPYIVLKDPYNMREPKWNIFMHDKECALNGKISRAVCPPKVAVCNPCLEYIKYVIFPWFGKFEVAQKEQSGVNKSFECMEDLIVDYESGHLDPLNVKLAFEKGICKILEHVGTCLNSNAEAQALIIDLMGHIRRIESVDIHEFHW; this is encoded by the exons ATGCCTCCCAACTCGCGGCCCCGTCTCCGCCTCGGTTTTGCCACCCGAATGGCGAG GCAACAACGTATGCTGGAGACGAACTCTACGGAGCAAACCTCCGAGACTCCCACCATGGATAGCTGGGCTGATGTGGCTGCCAGCATCGACAG GGACTCAATGGAGTCGAGTTGCTATGAGAGGATCGCGGCCCTGAGGAGCATCGGGGATCAGTGCGTCTATGCGGATGAATTCCGGCTCCTGCTCCAGAAGAAGAATGCTCCCATTTGCTACGTTTGGTTTGAGCCAACCCCCTGGATGGACATAACCCAG GGGCTTCTGAAAACAATTTATGTCAACAAGATGGTCAAAGCTGGTTACATAGTTAAAATATTGATAGCAGATTGGTTTGCCCAACGGAACCATAGGATTTGCAGCAATAAATATGTAATAAGGAAAATTGGCTGCTACAATATTGAGATGTGGAAAGCAGCTGGCATGGATCTTGACAGAGTAGAGCTTGTATGGTTCTCAGATGTGTTGGAAAGGCATGCATCTGATTACTGGCCACTTGCCCTGGATGTGTCCAGAAAATGCACTCTAAAAAGAATGGCAAG CTGTTGCACGGAAACAGCCCCATATGACGCGCGACTGCCTGCTGCTGTGATATTTTACCCATGCATGCAAGTTGCTGCTATATTATGTCCGAAG TTGCAGGCGGATATATGGCTCTTCAGCATGGATCAGCAAGAAATTGTCATGCTAACCAGAGAGTATTGTGAAGACATAAAAAGCGAAAGCAAACCAACTATTATGTTGCACA ATACACTACCTAATTTAGTAGATAATCCTTATATTGTACTAAAGGACCCTTATAACATGAGGGAACCAAAATGGAACATCTTCATGCACGATAAGGAG TGCGCTTTGAATGGAAAAATAAGCAGGGCTGTCTGTCCTCCAAAAGTAGCAGTATGCAACCCATGTTTGGAGTACATCAAATATGTTATCTTCCCTTGGTTTGGGAAGTTTGAGGTAGCGCAGAAGGAACAGAGTGGTGTTAACAA GTCATTTGAATGCATGGAAGATCTTATTGTTGATTATGAAAGTGGCCATCTTGATCCTCTCAACGTTAAGTTGGCTTTTGAAAAAGGAATATGCAAAATATTAGAG CATGTTGGTACCTGCCTGAACAGCAACGCCGAAGCCCAAGCTCTAATTATTGACCTTATG GGTCATATCAGGCGAATAGAGTCCGTAGATATCCATGAGTTTCACTGGTAG